A part of Methanomassiliicoccales archaeon genomic DNA contains:
- a CDS encoding DEAD/DEAH box helicase: MTINPIAFAEDVNRQFLRYQLSAFPLSDKDLSRQAEEMLGLHSARSELIKGPYISLSRSFAEGAGLDELVRAGRLHPGIQEIFSRNGIRKMYAHQQDAFDAVTSGKHCLISTGTGSGKTEAFLYPILDHCFRLKDQNARKGIVAIIVYPMNALAQDQLERLRPLLVGTGITYGMYVGSTPEKNENVTGLVKMKEGEGPEHVESYKKRYLDDPTTSFAPYEERISEEEMRDDPPRLLLTNVNQLEFLLTRGKDLGMFSDAPLKFIVFDEAHTYTGSRGAEVSVLIRRLRAFCKKTSDDVICIGTSATIVDPNDKDAARKFAHRFFGVDKEKVVLVKERYDEQDWAEENIVPDKFGEEAAGLYDMALEMVDSERGMEYASKIIDKIGTGIKVSSDWRSSLYDVLRRNGVVRSLFEIISEPKPIEMVTKELWNRLDRKDPDPNATLEVLTYLALGAAAEKDGVPLLRPQLHYFVRGMTGAVATLYIEKGQTQARLYFSKAKAAHTEDVVPEVIYPVLSCGNCGQHYFQTQVHQAVQNGEELVGEISGENTFLRVSPEGEGRTVVFTNRFVSEEEDLEDSEKHSRRLDEKRQLMYLCRHCGSIHWMSSIKCSNPLCAKKDELLPIYVIKTDNDGFVSSCPSCGQSGGRAGGKQRSPLRPLSAVQVADVHIMAQNMINSQAVDNRKLIVFADNRQDAAFQAAWMADHARRYRLRHMIYLIIKDASSPMSIGDIQRRLQEQLKKNNDLARALAPEVFVGEVEEKFTTHLDDQMKRYLRILLIRELVTSFSKSENLEGWGKAKVIYYGLDESDGTVQDLAVKYGISTTDLVLGIENLLDVFRRQGHFYDPVEPIFTQRWSEGSPDVLRGYLPYRDYPPKGLKLRREGNDKKDYITQLLSDRGSTLVQHLARKWGVEEGQITDFVEDIWSALVSKWKLLKSVTLIDHRGRPLPGSSGAYQVDSSQIGIVIQNEKFVCNICGRSHTRATPRMVCTAYNCRGHLERQEPSENDYDVSLLERDFTMLVAKEHTAQVPQEMRHDIEKEFKKSNGAVNCLVATPTLELGVDIGALDMVLMRNVPPLSSNYWQRAGRAGRRHRMAVIYTYCRKSVHDEYFFEEPMRILSGRIGPPRFNLRNPVMIEKHVHACVLTKLFEAAKADGADPKITSELSKYLPNFIRDYIIDENGKYRHRPLDTSPLQRTIESVGPEIERYINGVFKENWPLDAISEVEEVRLREYISSTGLKLAEHVKTIHRRMMWAKMTRDNLSEKEKDVVSLDEGEKRLKKRCQDYIEKITKSDLENYTLSVLAREGFLPGYTSSQGNTIGFAVRSYSTSSRPISFDLPRPNTLAVQEFVPGNIIYANGGRYKTSYYHLPLDRGQTSPDKFMVDVNKQSIYEINETPTDYRSDDVKELGAIPIGDVELAFISLVSDEEEGRFRMPVFMTGHLRNEHRGIDRYRTGLTVRKEFEHRHGQRVRLVNIGAADQVKDKNLGYPICAVCGAVRSPYASDETIKDFEKKHKVSCSVAPSRLGLYTESQVDGLLFSGLVSLDEAINLTEGIRIAAAVLLEMEVEDLQIIILPNMDGMFDVMLYDPMPGGSGLIDQIIERWSEIIETGSRVLQNCPGNCAKACYDCMKTYRNMVDHEKLDRGLAVKMLNEFKGTVEKIGSVPPCVTIWGEDWGCTNSAEDRLAAWLKQKGIWGFEPQGEITVELDKRFQTYPDFYYRNLEGKITIAIYLDGLSRNIHGNQGVKNRDRMIRSRLRSMGIEVIEIAATDLDDPRAMDLFYEQIVNAMNSQM; encoded by the coding sequence ATGACGATAAACCCAATTGCATTCGCCGAAGATGTCAATCGCCAGTTCCTTCGATATCAGCTATCTGCCTTTCCCCTCTCTGACAAGGACCTTTCACGTCAGGCCGAGGAGATGCTCGGACTTCACAGCGCCAGGTCCGAGCTGATAAAGGGACCGTACATATCCCTCTCGCGATCGTTCGCAGAAGGTGCGGGCCTCGATGAACTGGTCCGAGCTGGTAGATTGCATCCCGGCATCCAGGAGATATTCTCGAGGAACGGCATCCGTAAGATGTATGCGCATCAGCAGGACGCTTTTGACGCGGTCACCTCTGGAAAGCATTGCCTCATCTCGACCGGCACGGGGTCGGGCAAGACGGAGGCCTTCCTGTACCCTATACTGGACCATTGCTTCAGGTTAAAAGACCAGAACGCCAGGAAAGGCATCGTGGCGATCATCGTCTATCCGATGAACGCCCTAGCACAGGACCAGTTGGAAAGATTAAGGCCATTGTTGGTCGGAACAGGGATCACGTACGGGATGTATGTCGGGTCCACGCCTGAGAAGAATGAGAACGTCACGGGCCTGGTCAAGATGAAAGAAGGCGAGGGGCCCGAGCATGTAGAATCCTATAAGAAAAGATATCTTGACGATCCCACCACGTCGTTCGCTCCTTATGAGGAAAGGATATCTGAAGAGGAGATGAGGGATGACCCTCCACGTCTGCTGCTCACCAACGTTAACCAGCTGGAGTTCCTCCTCACCAGAGGTAAGGACCTGGGCATGTTCTCAGACGCCCCTTTGAAGTTCATCGTCTTCGATGAGGCCCATACCTATACCGGCTCGAGAGGTGCCGAGGTCTCCGTCCTCATCCGCCGCCTGAGGGCCTTCTGCAAGAAGACGTCCGATGATGTGATCTGCATCGGCACCAGCGCGACCATCGTCGACCCGAACGACAAGGATGCTGCCAGAAAGTTCGCTCATCGTTTTTTCGGTGTAGATAAGGAAAAGGTCGTTCTGGTGAAGGAACGGTATGATGAACAGGATTGGGCAGAGGAAAATATTGTTCCAGATAAATTCGGTGAGGAAGCGGCCGGGCTCTATGATATGGCCTTGGAGATGGTCGATTCAGAGAGAGGGATGGAATATGCATCTAAGATCATCGATAAGATCGGAACAGGCATCAAGGTATCCTCGGATTGGAGGTCTTCCCTGTACGACGTCCTCCGCCGCAATGGGGTGGTCCGTTCCCTGTTCGAGATCATAAGCGAGCCGAAGCCAATCGAGATGGTGACGAAGGAGCTATGGAACAGGTTGGACAGAAAAGACCCGGATCCGAATGCGACCCTCGAGGTGCTTACATATCTCGCCCTAGGGGCGGCAGCGGAGAAAGATGGCGTTCCGCTGCTGAGACCTCAGCTGCATTATTTTGTCCGAGGAATGACCGGTGCCGTCGCAACGCTCTATATTGAAAAAGGACAGACCCAGGCGAGGCTGTATTTTTCAAAGGCCAAGGCAGCGCACACCGAGGATGTGGTTCCAGAGGTCATATACCCGGTGCTGAGCTGCGGCAACTGCGGACAGCATTACTTCCAGACCCAGGTACATCAGGCGGTCCAAAATGGAGAAGAACTCGTAGGGGAAATCTCTGGGGAGAACACATTCCTCAGGGTCAGTCCAGAAGGAGAAGGACGTACGGTAGTATTCACAAATCGTTTTGTCTCAGAGGAGGAGGACCTCGAGGACAGCGAAAAACATTCTAGGAGATTGGACGAGAAAAGGCAGTTGATGTATCTGTGCAGGCATTGCGGCTCCATACATTGGATGTCATCAATAAAATGCTCGAACCCCTTATGCGCCAAGAAGGACGAGCTGCTGCCTATCTACGTGATCAAGACCGATAATGACGGCTTCGTCTCTTCTTGCCCAAGCTGTGGTCAATCCGGTGGTCGGGCTGGAGGGAAGCAAAGGTCCCCGCTCCGTCCCCTGAGCGCCGTCCAGGTCGCAGATGTCCATATCATGGCGCAGAATATGATCAACTCACAGGCTGTCGACAACCGCAAATTGATCGTGTTCGCCGATAACCGTCAGGACGCGGCGTTCCAGGCCGCATGGATGGCAGACCACGCCAGAAGGTATCGTTTGCGCCACATGATCTACCTGATCATCAAAGATGCAAGTTCACCTATGTCAATAGGGGACATACAACGCAGGCTCCAGGAGCAGCTTAAAAAGAACAACGACCTTGCCAGGGCACTGGCCCCCGAGGTCTTCGTAGGAGAGGTGGAGGAAAAGTTCACTACACACCTCGATGATCAAATGAAACGTTACCTCAGGATACTCCTGATAAGGGAGCTGGTCACCTCATTCAGCAAGTCGGAGAACTTGGAAGGTTGGGGTAAGGCGAAGGTCATCTACTACGGGCTCGATGAGAGCGATGGGACGGTCCAGGACCTGGCAGTGAAATATGGAATCTCCACCACCGACCTTGTCCTGGGGATCGAGAACCTGTTGGACGTGTTCCGCCGTCAGGGACATTTTTACGACCCTGTCGAGCCCATCTTCACCCAGCGTTGGTCAGAGGGGAGCCCTGATGTTCTGCGCGGTTACCTTCCCTACAGGGATTATCCCCCAAAAGGTCTGAAGCTGAGGAGAGAAGGTAATGATAAGAAGGACTACATCACGCAATTGCTCTCCGATCGAGGCAGCACCTTGGTCCAGCATCTGGCTAGAAAATGGGGGGTCGAGGAAGGACAGATAACAGATTTCGTGGAAGACATCTGGTCGGCGCTGGTCTCTAAATGGAAGTTGCTCAAATCCGTGACATTGATAGATCATCGAGGGCGTCCGCTTCCGGGAAGCTCAGGTGCCTATCAGGTCGACTCAAGCCAGATCGGAATAGTGATCCAAAACGAGAAATTCGTGTGCAATATCTGTGGCAGGTCACATACCCGCGCGACACCGAGGATGGTCTGTACAGCATATAATTGCAGGGGACATCTCGAAAGACAGGAACCATCTGAGAACGATTATGACGTCAGCCTTCTGGAAAGGGACTTCACCATGTTGGTGGCAAAAGAGCACACCGCTCAGGTCCCGCAAGAGATGCGTCATGACATAGAGAAGGAGTTCAAGAAGTCCAATGGGGCGGTCAACTGCCTCGTGGCAACGCCCACCCTCGAGCTCGGGGTAGACATCGGGGCCCTGGACATGGTCCTGATGCGCAACGTCCCCCCTCTTTCATCAAACTATTGGCAGAGGGCAGGCAGGGCGGGCCGAAGACATAGGATGGCCGTCATTTACACGTATTGCAGGAAAAGCGTCCATGATGAGTATTTCTTCGAGGAACCGATGCGCATACTGTCGGGGCGCATAGGCCCACCGAGGTTCAACCTACGCAATCCGGTCATGATCGAGAAGCATGTCCATGCGTGCGTGCTGACCAAATTATTTGAAGCGGCCAAGGCCGATGGCGCCGACCCGAAGATCACGTCTGAGCTCAGTAAATACCTTCCCAATTTCATCAGGGATTACATCATAGATGAGAACGGAAAATATCGTCACAGACCGCTCGACACCTCCCCGCTGCAGAGAACGATAGAATCTGTAGGTCCAGAGATCGAGCGGTATATCAATGGCGTGTTCAAGGAGAATTGGCCCCTCGATGCGATCTCAGAGGTCGAAGAGGTGAGATTGAGAGAATACATCTCAAGTACAGGCCTCAAGCTCGCTGAACATGTGAAGACGATCCACAGAAGGATGATGTGGGCGAAGATGACCAGGGACAACCTGTCAGAAAAAGAAAAGGACGTCGTTTCATTGGACGAAGGTGAGAAACGTCTGAAAAAGAGATGTCAGGATTACATTGAGAAGATAACCAAGAGCGACCTGGAAAATTATACATTGAGCGTATTGGCCAGAGAAGGCTTCCTGCCAGGTTATACGTCCAGTCAGGGCAATACCATAGGTTTTGCAGTAAGGTCTTACAGCACCTCTTCGAGGCCCATATCATTCGATCTCCCACGTCCGAACACTTTGGCTGTACAGGAGTTCGTTCCTGGAAACATCATCTATGCAAACGGCGGACGTTACAAGACCTCATATTATCATTTACCATTGGACAGAGGTCAGACCAGCCCAGACAAGTTCATGGTCGATGTCAATAAACAGTCAATTTATGAGATTAACGAGACACCTACAGATTATCGGTCGGACGATGTAAAGGAACTCGGGGCCATCCCGATCGGAGATGTTGAACTGGCATTTATCTCGCTCGTGTCCGATGAAGAGGAAGGACGTTTCAGGATGCCGGTCTTCATGACTGGTCATCTTCGCAATGAGCATCGTGGGATCGATAGATATAGGACAGGACTTACGGTAAGAAAGGAGTTCGAGCACAGGCATGGACAAAGGGTCAGATTGGTCAATATAGGTGCGGCGGACCAGGTCAAGGATAAGAATCTAGGCTATCCGATATGCGCTGTCTGTGGGGCTGTCCGGTCTCCTTACGCTTCGGATGAGACAATAAAGGATTTCGAGAAAAAACATAAGGTCAGCTGTAGCGTGGCCCCGTCCCGGTTAGGTCTTTACACCGAATCTCAGGTAGATGGTTTGCTGTTCTCAGGGCTGGTGAGTTTAGATGAGGCGATAAACCTGACAGAAGGAATAAGGATCGCCGCGGCCGTTCTTTTAGAAATGGAGGTAGAGGACCTTCAGATAATTATATTGCCAAACATGGACGGGATGTTCGACGTCATGCTTTACGATCCGATGCCAGGAGGATCGGGCTTGATCGATCAGATAATCGAAAGATGGTCCGAGATCATCGAGACCGGGTCAAGGGTGCTACAGAATTGTCCAGGCAATTGTGCCAAAGCATGTTACGACTGTATGAAGACCTATCGCAACATGGTCGATCATGAAAAATTGGACAGAGGGTTGGCCGTCAAAATGTTGAACGAATTCAAGGGAACGGTTGAAAAGATAGGCAGCGTCCCCCCTTGTGTGACGATCTGGGGAGAGGATTGGGGATGTACGAATTCAGCAGAAGATAGATTGGCTGCCTGGCTTAAGCAAAAGGGTATCTGGGGCTTTGAGCCACAGGGCGAGATAACGGTCGAACTTGATAAGCGGTTCCAAACATACCCAGACTTCTATTATAGGAATTTAGAAGGCAAGATAACCATCGCGATCTATCTGGACGGGCTATCAAGGAACATCCATGGAAATCAAGGCGTCAAAAACAGGGACCGCATGATACGGAGCAGATTGAGATCGATGGGCATAGAGGTGATCGAAATTGCCGCCACCGACCTCGATGACCCAAGGGCGATGGACCTGTTCTACGAACAAATAGTAAATGCGATGAACTCACAGATGTAG
- a CDS encoding DEAD/DEAH box helicase family protein, with product MNSPEVGMNVLVRKRPAIVRQVKTFTDASTSEQMHLVDVDYFDGHDFPEEDQIVWEREVNAQLFSFQDVPEIKTPRNQPDPPEKFQAFIDSLKWTSNTSYFLNNERLQSRSLSVLSPWFSSVQVEDYQLYPVLKAMAMPRVNMLLADDVGLGKTIEAGLILQELIRQRRIRRIMIICPASLQIQWQDEMREKFHLDFEIMDSDKVFQVQKELGIDLNPWTAFPRIITSMDYLKQKYVLSSFSNGSQNLLPKDSSLLPWDMLIVDEAHNFMPSSLNDQSDRVSMLRQVAPFFEHRLFLTATPHNGHTESFTGLLELLDPVRFHQKTKLNEEDHKQIGLVMIRRMKSQLNQDKKRFTSRSLTAIPVIMDQKEVRLYDAMARYRSMGTRELGRLGRKEKALGGFILQLLTKRLLSSSYAFARSWWNHVDGFDLEEFDREQAEESRKRAEQPVDEDQEKEQREEDAVRHGAAWLKRYKAVLDQYIGPVSKALEELGWTRENTIQMANVKHLPIDSRWEQLKKWIEKNLMVEGKVRGDERLIIFTEYKDTQDYLVKRLNQMGFKEPVLQLLYGGADANQRRLVKEEFNEPSSQLRVLVATDAASEGLNLQTSCRYVIHQEIPWNPMRLEQRNGRVDRHGQVRDVVVHHFVSDQSEDLLFLDKVVRKVHNVREDLGSMGKVLDEAVLEYFTNGNVDEKKIEEKLGKVKKDGQDKEDISFSSKGTETEYSVAMKMFEETREILGIGEGGIARLLDQAIVLDKADKGEIRKEGEGFYRFYKIPLKWQKLVEGSLLIKSHQGVGYPKICFDPSRMVTIENGLNFFRQPKDTRLLMLSHPLMERALLSFKRRLWMPSNDSGLSRWTIIEGKVPRSIIAFNVFFLITATNKLGERARTGIFKETMVMGDSGPLNTAKEISTFPDKIERSKLERYLPEVRSKWIKVESALEIRKKEIAKQIASLTEEELRRERSLRSKEYQELFELRKRSLMERTDPKNIEKLLDELKEAEERWRQQTLFEDINEERRLEYEIKRQEYEELRSETGRKNIEVMLEKLNRERERMLERVLPNRYSLVENGVDVQVAGVEVILPKEATE from the coding sequence GTGAACTCACCTGAAGTCGGCATGAACGTATTGGTAAGGAAACGACCTGCAATAGTTCGGCAGGTGAAAACATTCACCGATGCATCAACCTCCGAGCAGATGCATCTGGTTGACGTAGATTATTTCGATGGCCATGACTTCCCCGAGGAGGACCAGATCGTTTGGGAAAGAGAGGTCAATGCACAATTGTTCTCTTTTCAGGATGTACCGGAGATAAAAACCCCTAGAAATCAGCCAGATCCTCCGGAAAAATTTCAAGCGTTCATAGACTCTTTAAAGTGGACATCGAACACCTCCTATTTCTTGAACAATGAAAGATTGCAATCTAGAAGTTTATCGGTCCTCAGCCCCTGGTTCAGCTCAGTGCAGGTCGAGGACTATCAATTGTACCCTGTCCTCAAGGCCATGGCCATGCCCAGAGTGAACATGTTGCTCGCAGATGATGTAGGCCTTGGGAAAACAATCGAGGCCGGACTGATACTTCAAGAGCTTATCCGCCAACGACGGATAAGGAGGATCATGATCATCTGTCCCGCATCGTTGCAGATCCAATGGCAGGACGAGATGAGGGAAAAGTTCCATCTTGATTTTGAGATCATGGACAGCGATAAGGTTTTCCAGGTCCAAAAGGAGCTGGGCATCGATCTCAACCCATGGACCGCTTTTCCGCGCATAATAACATCGATGGACTATCTGAAGCAGAAATATGTATTGAGCAGTTTCTCCAATGGATCACAAAACCTCTTGCCCAAGGATTCTTCCCTTCTACCATGGGACATGCTCATCGTCGATGAGGCCCATAACTTCATGCCCTCGAGCTTGAACGATCAAAGCGATAGGGTATCGATGTTGCGCCAGGTCGCACCTTTTTTCGAGCACAGGCTCTTCTTGACCGCAACCCCTCATAACGGCCACACAGAATCCTTCACAGGTCTTCTCGAGCTTTTGGACCCGGTAAGGTTCCATCAGAAGACGAAGCTAAATGAAGAGGACCACAAGCAGATCGGCCTTGTAATGATAAGGAGGATGAAGTCACAGCTGAACCAAGATAAAAAAAGGTTCACGTCGAGATCATTGACGGCCATCCCCGTTATCATGGATCAGAAAGAGGTACGCCTCTATGATGCCATGGCCAGATATCGTTCGATGGGCACGAGGGAGCTGGGGCGGTTAGGCAGGAAGGAGAAAGCACTTGGAGGCTTCATACTCCAATTGCTGACAAAACGTCTTCTTTCCTCCTCCTACGCTTTCGCCCGCTCATGGTGGAACCATGTCGATGGTTTCGATCTGGAAGAGTTCGACAGGGAACAGGCTGAAGAATCTAGGAAAAGGGCGGAGCAACCGGTCGATGAGGACCAAGAGAAGGAGCAAAGGGAGGAGGACGCGGTACGCCACGGGGCCGCCTGGTTGAAAAGGTACAAAGCAGTCCTTGACCAGTATATCGGTCCCGTATCGAAAGCCCTCGAGGAACTGGGATGGACGAGGGAGAACACCATCCAGATGGCAAACGTGAAGCATCTCCCTATCGACAGCAGATGGGAACAGCTTAAAAAATGGATCGAGAAGAACCTGATGGTGGAGGGCAAGGTACGTGGCGATGAGCGATTGATCATTTTCACAGAGTACAAGGACACTCAGGACTATCTGGTCAAGAGATTGAACCAGATGGGGTTCAAAGAACCTGTTCTACAATTATTGTATGGTGGGGCCGACGCGAACCAAAGGCGGCTTGTCAAGGAAGAGTTCAATGAACCGTCGTCACAGCTTCGGGTATTGGTCGCCACCGATGCCGCATCGGAAGGGCTGAACCTTCAGACCTCATGCCGGTACGTCATCCATCAGGAGATCCCTTGGAACCCCATGAGGTTGGAGCAGAGGAATGGACGTGTGGACCGGCATGGGCAGGTCAGGGATGTCGTGGTCCATCATTTCGTATCCGACCAGTCCGAGGACCTTCTCTTCTTGGACAAGGTCGTCCGAAAGGTCCATAATGTGCGAGAGGACCTGGGAAGTATGGGCAAGGTGCTGGACGAGGCGGTCTTAGAATACTTCACAAATGGAAATGTCGACGAAAAGAAGATAGAGGAGAAGCTAGGGAAGGTCAAGAAAGATGGACAGGACAAGGAAGATATAAGCTTCAGTTCGAAGGGGACGGAGACCGAGTACTCCGTTGCCATGAAGATGTTCGAGGAGACCCGGGAGATCCTAGGGATCGGTGAGGGCGGCATTGCCAGATTGTTGGATCAGGCCATAGTGCTCGATAAAGCGGATAAAGGAGAGATAAGAAAGGAGGGCGAGGGCTTCTATCGATTTTACAAGATCCCCCTGAAATGGCAAAAATTGGTCGAAGGGTCCTTGCTGATAAAATCCCATCAGGGTGTAGGATATCCCAAAATATGTTTCGACCCTTCACGGATGGTCACCATCGAGAACGGTCTCAACTTTTTCAGGCAGCCAAAGGACACCAGGCTCCTGATGTTATCGCATCCTCTCATGGAAAGGGCACTTCTATCATTCAAAAGGAGATTATGGATGCCAAGCAACGACTCAGGGCTTAGCCGATGGACGATAATAGAAGGGAAAGTTCCAAGATCCATCATCGCATTCAATGTGTTCTTCTTGATCACCGCGACCAACAAGCTTGGAGAAAGGGCCAGGACGGGAATTTTCAAAGAGACGATGGTCATGGGCGACAGCGGTCCCTTGAACACTGCCAAAGAGATTTCCACCTTTCCAGATAAAATAGAGAGGTCCAAACTTGAGAGATATCTTCCAGAGGTCAGGTCGAAGTGGATAAAGGTCGAGAGCGCTCTGGAGATTCGCAAGAAGGAGATAGCCAAGCAGATAGCGTCCCTAACTGAGGAGGAGCTTAGGAGGGAGCGCTCTCTCCGTTCTAAGGAATATCAGGAGCTGTTCGAGCTCAGGAAAAGGTCCTTGATGGAAAGGACAGACCCTAAGAACATTGAAAAATTATTGGACGAACTCAAGGAAGCAGAAGAAAGGTGGCGGCAGCAAACATTGTTCGAAGACATAAATGAGGAGAGAAGGCTGGAGTACGAGATAAAACGGCAGGAGTACGAGGAACTGAGATCGGAGACCGGCAGGAAAAACATAGAGGTGATGCTCGAGAAACTTAACCGAGAGAGGGAGCGGATGCTCGAGCGCGTCCTGCCCAACAGGTACTCTTTGGTCGAGAACGGTGTCGACGTCCAGGTCGCGGGCGTAGAGGTCATATTGCCAAAGGAGGCGACCGAATGA